A stretch of the Janthinobacterium sp. B9-8 genome encodes the following:
- a CDS encoding D-Ala-D-Ala carboxypeptidase family metallohydrolase, giving the protein MNTSPQLSPHFSLREFTASQTAAQYNIDNSLPVNMLENAAYTCQQLEKVRAILGNNPLIITSGWRNSTLNKAVGGSASSDHATARAVDIRCPKFGTARTIARVLAASDIEFDQLILESPTLPGAWVHIGFRKGANRRQVLTKFAGDKTYYAGVK; this is encoded by the coding sequence TTGAACACCTCACCCCAGCTCTCCCCACACTTCAGCCTGCGCGAATTCACCGCCAGCCAAACCGCAGCGCAGTACAACATCGACAACAGCCTGCCCGTAAACATGCTCGAAAACGCGGCGTACACCTGCCAGCAACTCGAAAAAGTCCGGGCAATACTCGGAAACAATCCCCTCATTATTACTAGCGGCTGGCGTAACTCCACATTAAATAAGGCGGTAGGAGGCAGTGCCAGCAGCGATCACGCCACCGCCCGCGCTGTAGATATTCGCTGTCCGAAGTTTGGCACGGCCAGAACGATTGCAAGGGTATTGGCCGCCTCTGATATCGAGTTCGATCAATTGATTTTAGAGTCCCCCACACTGCCGGGCGCATGGGTGCATATCGGCTTTCGTAAAGGGGCCAACCGGCGGCAAGTGCTGACCAAGTTTGCCGGGGATAAAACCTATTACGCGGGGGTTAAATGA
- a CDS encoding terminase ATPase subunit family protein translates to MENTHSKEPRTEARRLYWAGWRVSRIAESLGEKPATVHSWKRRDEWDKKKLIERVEESLESRYIFLLNKDKKEGIDFKEIDLLSRQMERVARINKYNGGGNEADLNPNIASRNKAERKKAVKNDFNDEHVALIKEAFLDSLFGYQGGWFEAGKKHNFRNVLKSRQIGATWYFAREALFDAMTTGRNQIFLSASKAQAHVFKQYIIAFAKEAADLELKGDPIVLPNGATLYFLGTNARTAQSYTGNLYVDEYFWIPRFQELQKVASGMALHSHWRQTYFSTPSSLNHDAYPFWSGDAFNKGRAKADRILLDVKPASLAKGRLCGDDQWRQVVTIENAIEGGCNLFDLDKIKKRYNPNDYQNLLMCEFIDDSASIFPLSELQKCMVDSWEKWEDFKAIAPRPFGYWPVWIGYDPALSGDSAGLIVLAPPLVPGGKFRVLEKRQWKGMDFAAQAEGIKQICSQYNVAYIGIDTTGIGQGVYQLVKQFYPAARAINYSVDMKARLVMKAQDVIRKGRLEFDAGWTDLAAAFMAIQKTMTASQRHVTYTASRSEEVSHADLAWACMHALLNEPLEGSNSTNSGFMEMC, encoded by the coding sequence ATGGAAAATACACACAGCAAAGAGCCCCGCACCGAAGCCCGTCGGCTTTACTGGGCAGGTTGGCGGGTATCAAGGATTGCGGAATCATTAGGCGAAAAACCCGCCACGGTGCATAGCTGGAAACGGCGCGATGAGTGGGACAAAAAGAAGCTGATTGAGCGCGTCGAAGAGTCCCTCGAATCGCGCTACATCTTTCTTTTGAATAAGGACAAAAAAGAAGGAATCGACTTTAAAGAAATTGATTTGCTCTCGCGGCAAATGGAAAGAGTGGCGCGGATCAATAAATACAACGGCGGTGGTAATGAGGCTGATTTAAACCCGAATATTGCCAGCCGAAACAAGGCAGAGCGCAAGAAGGCCGTTAAGAACGATTTTAACGATGAGCACGTCGCTTTAATCAAAGAAGCCTTTCTGGATTCTTTGTTTGGCTATCAAGGCGGCTGGTTTGAGGCGGGCAAGAAACACAATTTTCGTAATGTCTTAAAGTCCCGCCAGATTGGCGCAACTTGGTACTTCGCCCGCGAGGCGCTGTTCGATGCGATGACTACGGGCCGTAATCAGATCTTTTTAAGTGCCAGCAAGGCGCAGGCCCATGTTTTTAAGCAATACATTATCGCCTTTGCGAAAGAGGCTGCCGATTTAGAGCTGAAAGGCGATCCCATCGTCTTGCCCAATGGCGCAACGCTGTACTTCCTCGGTACAAACGCCCGCACTGCGCAGAGTTACACCGGCAATCTATATGTCGATGAGTATTTCTGGATTCCGCGTTTTCAGGAACTCCAAAAAGTCGCCTCGGGCATGGCCCTGCATTCGCACTGGCGGCAAACCTATTTCTCGACACCTTCCAGCCTGAACCACGATGCTTACCCGTTCTGGTCAGGCGATGCCTTCAATAAAGGCCGCGCCAAAGCCGACCGCATCCTGCTCGATGTTAAACCCGCCAGCCTCGCAAAAGGTCGCCTCTGTGGTGACGATCAGTGGCGGCAAGTCGTGACCATCGAAAACGCGATTGAAGGCGGTTGTAATCTGTTCGATCTGGACAAGATCAAAAAACGATATAACCCCAACGATTATCAAAACTTGCTGATGTGTGAGTTTATCGACGATAGCGCCAGCATCTTTCCCTTATCTGAATTGCAAAAGTGCATGGTTGATAGCTGGGAAAAGTGGGAGGACTTCAAAGCCATTGCCCCGCGCCCCTTTGGCTACTGGCCTGTATGGATTGGCTACGATCCGGCTTTATCTGGGGACAGCGCGGGCTTGATCGTATTGGCCCCGCCGCTGGTGCCTGGCGGTAAGTTCCGCGTCTTAGAGAAACGGCAGTGGAAAGGCATGGACTTTGCCGCGCAGGCCGAAGGCATTAAGCAAATCTGCAGCCAATACAACGTGGCTTATATCGGCATTGATACCACCGGCATTGGGCAAGGCGTTTATCAACTGGTTAAACAGTTCTACCCAGCGGCTAGGGCCATCAATTACAGCGTGGATATGAAAGCGCGCTTAGTGATGAAGGCTCAGGACGTGATCCGTAAAGGACGCTTGGAGTTTGACGCGGGCTGGACGGATCTTGCCGCCGCATTTATGGCGATTCAAAAAACCATGACGGCCAGCCAGCGGCATGTGACTTACACGGCCAGCCGCTCCGAAGAAGTCAGCCACGCCGACTTAGCCTGGGCATGTATGCACGCGCTACTCAATGAGCCGCTCGAAGGCTCGAACTCTACCAATTCTGGCTTTATGGAAATGTGCTAA
- a CDS encoding phage major capsid protein, P2 family: MRNETRIAYNAFEKKVAQLNNVPSANQSFTVDPSIQQKLETRVQLSSTFLGKINMPSVTEMEGEKLGMGVTGTIAGRTNTKKNPRKTRDVTGLSSGRYRCVQTNFDTGIGYAKLDMWAKFPDFQTKIRDMIVHQQALDRIMIGFNGVSVAEDTDREKFPLLQDVNKGWLQQYRDNAPTNVMTGTEKHPDKIIVGKTQVKGEDDVTWKTEKGEYSNLDALVFDAVNTLIHPEYRENPNLVVIVSSELLADKYFPKINSEHAPTEEMALDMLISQKRIGGKTAVTVPFFPKDKILIQPLANLSLYWQEGGRRRHVREEPDYDQIADYESSNDAYVIEAYEAGCLIENIELLPEERTEEKPAEAEK; encoded by the coding sequence ATGCGCAATGAAACGCGAATTGCCTATAACGCTTTTGAAAAAAAAGTTGCTCAATTAAATAATGTTCCCTCCGCAAATCAATCCTTTACGGTTGATCCATCCATCCAGCAAAAGCTAGAAACCCGCGTGCAACTGTCGAGCACCTTCCTCGGTAAGATCAATATGCCCTCTGTCACAGAGATGGAGGGCGAAAAACTGGGGATGGGCGTAACCGGCACGATTGCAGGCCGCACCAATACTAAAAAAAATCCACGTAAAACGCGTGATGTGACGGGATTAAGCTCTGGCCGCTATCGCTGTGTACAAACCAACTTTGATACCGGCATCGGCTATGCAAAGCTAGACATGTGGGCCAAGTTTCCAGACTTCCAGACCAAAATCCGCGACATGATCGTTCACCAGCAAGCGCTTGATCGAATCATGATCGGCTTTAATGGTGTATCGGTGGCCGAAGACACCGACCGCGAGAAATTCCCGCTCTTGCAAGACGTGAACAAAGGCTGGCTCCAGCAGTACCGCGACAACGCGCCGACCAATGTGATGACAGGCACAGAGAAGCACCCTGACAAAATCATTGTTGGTAAAACCCAGGTCAAGGGTGAAGACGACGTTACATGGAAGACCGAAAAAGGCGAGTACAGCAACCTCGACGCGCTGGTGTTTGATGCGGTGAATACTCTGATTCACCCCGAGTACCGCGAAAACCCCAATTTAGTGGTGATCGTATCCAGCGAATTACTAGCCGATAAATACTTCCCCAAGATCAATAGCGAGCACGCGCCCACCGAAGAAATGGCGCTGGATATGCTGATTAGCCAAAAGCGCATTGGTGGCAAAACCGCCGTCACCGTGCCTTTCTTCCCGAAAGACAAAATACTGATTCAGCCACTGGCTAATTTGTCGCTGTACTGGCAAGAGGGAGGCCGCCGCCGTCATGTGCGTGAAGAGCCGGACTATGACCAGATTGCCGATTACGAAAGCTCGAACGACGCTTATGTGATTGAAGCGTATGAAGCGGGCTGCTTGATTGAAAACATCGAGCTGCTGCCCGAAGAGCGCACGGAAGAAAAACCCGCAGAGGCAGAAAAGTGA
- a CDS encoding GPO family capsid scaffolding protein, with amino-acid sequence MKYKSFRVATEGSTTDGRKITREWLSQMAKNYNPKQFGARINLEHIKGLYPDSVFKAYGDVVAVSVKEENGAMALFATIDPTADLIKMNKERQKVYTSIEVDPDFAGSGEAYLVGLAVTDNPASLGTEMLQFSATAGNNSPLFSRKTNKACLFTDAIEFALEEEQEEAPTVSILDSVKKIFAKKEVQTNQQFSDIQQAIEAVAEYQAETAEGHSTLNSRMDELNASITELREFKSKIENEPAHFSGGRDKATGGTVSLETDC; translated from the coding sequence ATGAAATATAAATCTTTTCGAGTTGCCACCGAAGGCTCCACCACAGATGGCCGCAAGATCACCCGTGAATGGCTTAGCCAGATGGCCAAGAATTACAACCCTAAGCAATTTGGGGCGCGCATTAATTTAGAACACATCAAGGGCCTTTATCCAGATAGCGTGTTTAAAGCCTATGGCGATGTGGTTGCCGTATCCGTCAAAGAAGAAAACGGCGCAATGGCGCTCTTTGCCACTATCGACCCGACGGCTGATCTGATCAAGATGAATAAAGAACGGCAAAAGGTTTACACCTCTATCGAAGTAGACCCCGACTTTGCAGGCTCAGGCGAAGCCTATCTGGTGGGACTTGCTGTCACCGATAACCCCGCCAGCTTAGGCACAGAGATGCTGCAATTCTCTGCTACCGCCGGAAACAACAGCCCGCTATTTTCCCGTAAAACAAATAAAGCATGTTTGTTTACGGATGCCATTGAATTTGCGCTCGAAGAAGAGCAAGAGGAAGCCCCCACCGTGTCTATTTTAGATTCAGTTAAAAAAATCTTTGCCAAAAAAGAAGTACAAACCAATCAGCAATTCTCAGATATTCAGCAAGCCATTGAAGCCGTAGCCGAGTATCAAGCCGAAACCGCCGAAGGCCATAGCACGCTCAATAGCCGTATGGATGAATTAAACGCCAGCATTACCGAATTACGTGAATTCAAATCAAAGATTGAAAACGAACCGGCGCATTTTTCCGGAGGTCGTGATAAAGCAACCGGCGGCACAGTGTCTTTAGAAACAGACTGCTGA
- a CDS encoding DUF2513 domain-containing protein, translated as MSPNIEYISKLLDVFINSPKAHISIQDIQNAGITISNQSGLDDEFLFHLQLALENELISNRDLQFSGLKSIGIRIGGGGSVTLTSIPIRLTQRGHDFAKSLQNKEILLKLKTELKDAPFKTIFDGSQKLLEHYLKKRLDALIE; from the coding sequence ATGAGCCCAAACATCGAATACATCTCAAAACTTCTTGATGTCTTCATCAACTCACCCAAAGCACATATTTCAATTCAAGACATTCAGAACGCCGGCATAACAATCTCAAATCAATCAGGACTAGATGACGAATTCTTATTTCATCTACAGCTTGCTCTGGAAAATGAGTTAATCAGCAATCGAGACTTACAATTTAGCGGGCTGAAATCTATTGGCATTAGAATTGGTGGAGGTGGCAGCGTAACATTAACATCCATACCAATTCGGCTTACACAGAGGGGCCATGATTTTGCCAAATCTTTACAAAATAAAGAAATACTATTAAAGCTAAAAACAGAACTGAAAGATGCACCATTCAAAACAATTTTTGATGGAAGTCAAAAGCTACTAGAGCACTACCTCAAGAAACGGCTCGATGCGTTGATTGAGTAA
- a CDS encoding head completion/stabilization protein — MGFIAAQKNDEVLEPIIKNSGFWPDIDIADARLSLRLDGTVTPPRLKMALIAAMASANQDLRKYKAKQIGQGFNDLTEVDSDTIDGQNILVGHYTRAVYCLAKANLTERYRDFDSTGDGHNKADQLSDPIEDLNRDARWAIRDLIGSARATVELL, encoded by the coding sequence ATGGGATTTATTGCAGCACAAAAAAACGATGAAGTCTTAGAGCCCATCATTAAGAACAGCGGCTTCTGGCCGGATATCGATATCGCCGACGCACGGCTCAGCCTGCGCCTGGATGGCACCGTCACCCCGCCGCGTTTAAAGATGGCACTGATTGCCGCGATGGCCAGCGCCAATCAAGACCTGCGCAAGTACAAAGCTAAACAGATCGGGCAGGGGTTTAACGACCTGACCGAGGTGGACAGCGACACCATCGACGGCCAGAACATCTTAGTCGGGCATTACACCCGCGCCGTGTACTGCTTAGCCAAAGCCAACCTGACCGAGCGCTACCGGGATTTTGACAGTACCGGCGACGGCCACAATAAGGCCGACCAGCTCAGCGATCCCATCGAAGACTTAAACCGCGACGCACGCTGGGCCATTCGGGATCTGATCGGCAGCGCCCGCGCCACGGTCGAGTTGCTCTGA
- a CDS encoding putative adhesin: protein MPSPSINALCSALTSTFRSQTSAQPEKVNGIDADGINILKHNGITLCQNGKANQLVIHCHGGWKELEKESSYFTRQVGDGWTEVPKGMRLDFYTGDGDFTKGSSVLTEVSLRSDEALLDGIKPRTGLSSDDLSKLAEMRNTSPENMEKMLLSSAIGVKETVQELTTVKDYALYIHDQNDQVIKSYQEGSYGRDIDIALVTEKEHKRHLSDVFEAILKSGANYQVIHFGACRVSR, encoded by the coding sequence ATGCCATCTCCATCTATTAATGCTCTATGCTCTGCTTTAACATCTACTTTTCGTAGTCAAACATCTGCACAACCAGAAAAAGTTAATGGTATCGACGCCGATGGAATTAACATACTTAAGCATAATGGAATTACTCTATGTCAAAATGGTAAAGCTAACCAATTGGTTATTCATTGTCATGGCGGGTGGAAGGAGTTGGAGAAAGAGTCAAGCTATTTTACTCGTCAAGTAGGTGACGGCTGGACGGAAGTCCCAAAAGGCATGCGGCTAGATTTTTATACGGGAGATGGGGACTTTACAAAAGGATCTAGTGTATTAACTGAAGTGTCGCTGCGCTCAGATGAGGCATTGCTTGATGGCATTAAGCCTAGAACTGGATTATCTTCTGATGATTTATCGAAGCTCGCAGAGATGAGAAACACTTCGCCAGAAAATATGGAAAAAATGTTACTTTCGTCAGCAATTGGGGTTAAAGAAACAGTGCAAGAACTAACTACAGTAAAAGATTATGCGCTATATATCCATGATCAAAATGACCAAGTTATAAAATCATATCAAGAAGGTTCTTATGGGCGTGATATTGATATCGCGCTTGTTACGGAGAAAGAGCATAAAAGACATTTATCGGATGTTTTTGAAGCTATTTTAAAATCAGGGGCTAATTATCAGGTAATACATTTTGGTGCATGCCGCGTTAGTCGTTAA
- a CDS encoding putative holin, with protein sequence MTEPLTGTAASFTVFLLTIAGLFSGIHADVLMGSFAGAVVFIMTAQKLSVLQKIVFFLTAFVAGCVAAKLVADLIAIPLPASIVVSEGIGALIAGAISMKLLQWLILRAEHPEDLLNIGGKK encoded by the coding sequence ATGACCGAACCGCTCACCGGCACCGCCGCCTCTTTCACCGTGTTTTTACTCACTATTGCGGGGCTGTTTTCAGGGATACACGCCGACGTTTTGATGGGCAGTTTTGCAGGGGCCGTGGTGTTTATCATGACCGCGCAAAAGCTCAGCGTTTTACAGAAGATCGTTTTCTTTCTGACTGCCTTTGTGGCCGGTTGTGTGGCCGCAAAACTGGTGGCTGATCTGATCGCCATCCCCCTGCCCGCTTCGATTGTCGTTAGCGAAGGCATCGGCGCACTGATTGCGGGAGCGATCAGCATGAAGCTATTGCAATGGCTGATCCTGCGCGCCGAGCACCCCGAGGACTTGCTCAACATCGGGGGCAAAAAATGA
- a CDS encoding tail protein X: protein MQVIASQGETLDEICFRVYGKTAGITEAVLAANHRLADMGPVLKMGTVIELPNISPPAIQKTMIQLWD, encoded by the coding sequence ATGCAAGTGATTGCAAGCCAGGGCGAGACGCTGGACGAGATCTGCTTTCGGGTTTACGGCAAAACAGCCGGCATTACCGAGGCCGTGCTGGCTGCCAATCACCGGCTGGCCGATATGGGGCCGGTGCTCAAGATGGGTACCGTGATCGAGCTGCCCAACATCAGCCCGCCCGCCATCCAAAAAACCATGATTCAACTATGGGACTAA
- a CDS encoding DUF4123 domain-containing protein, whose protein sequence is MSFVQHEHFKQFWPAEAVPATGNLFLLIDAAAQTSGLHRLRFILPAGERCSLFEDTPEQNLHDLAPWLIHIDPSYLQSDAFLQLLKIEYETASLSWIWTPLNLKELQKTIQPFMQAQLKSGQEALVRIYDPPVLLRLIKTFTPEQEKKLMGQIQAWWLYDAHHQIRHIIKPLN, encoded by the coding sequence ATGTCATTCGTCCAGCATGAGCATTTCAAGCAGTTTTGGCCCGCTGAAGCCGTGCCTGCAACAGGAAACCTGTTTTTACTGATTGATGCCGCAGCACAAACAAGCGGCTTGCATCGCTTGCGCTTCATTCTGCCAGCTGGGGAGCGATGCTCTTTATTTGAAGACACGCCAGAACAAAATTTACATGATCTTGCCCCGTGGCTGATCCATATTGACCCCAGCTATTTACAAAGCGACGCTTTTTTACAGCTGTTAAAAATAGAATACGAAACAGCCTCCTTAAGTTGGATCTGGACGCCGCTGAATTTAAAAGAGCTACAAAAGACCATCCAGCCTTTTATGCAAGCCCAATTAAAAAGCGGCCAAGAAGCCTTAGTCCGTATTTATGATCCGCCTGTATTGTTGCGGCTGATTAAAACATTTACGCCAGAACAAGAAAAAAAACTAATGGGCCAGATTCAGGCATGGTGGCTTTATGACGCCCATCATCAAATCAGGCACATCATCAAACCACTGAATTGA
- the lysC gene encoding Rz1-like lysis system protein LysC (LysC is an Rz1-like component of a phage lytic system, substantially overlapping although not fully embedded in the gene for the Rz-like LysB component.): MLSACASAPKSPAVQLIGIGCPTVTACRLPASQARTNGELSLAIDDLEAAWHSCAAQVDMIQSCQAKMQHD; the protein is encoded by the coding sequence ATGTTATCCGCCTGCGCCAGCGCCCCGAAATCGCCAGCGGTGCAGCTTATCGGGATTGGCTGTCCCACCGTGACAGCCTGCCGCCTGCCAGCGAGCCAAGCCAGGACCAACGGCGAACTGAGTCTGGCGATTGATGATCTGGAAGCCGCATGGCACAGCTGCGCGGCACAAGTCGATATGATCCAAAGCTGCCAAGCGAAAATGCAACATGATTAA
- a CDS encoding Imm52 family immunity protein has product MARHTVEASIISTDSNKKNEFTSRYLSYMQLNKEIINKLNGKTHLDWHLKIGDDERLPYATNINAEKYIDLIFESEEFINDGWSNIKLNNARLTKKEEEDDVLFKKWLQNKIDTIQVDFTSYLSLDANLANIDFDISGEKDSQFFFWLVKLLFEYFSNDIKFFNVTQTSGNTDLHCIFPDRREISWMQLIKAELLAEDVPSAYAVWYMPNIGSVVISTQEVFSNESKQHRDTAHAIEQELHKIGLLPLIKGSSDLGFIGREEWRKNMGLTN; this is encoded by the coding sequence ATGGCTCGCCACACTGTAGAAGCATCTATAATAAGCACAGACAGTAATAAAAAAAATGAATTCACATCCAGATATTTATCTTACATGCAATTAAACAAAGAAATAATCAACAAATTAAATGGAAAGACTCACTTAGATTGGCACCTAAAAATTGGAGATGACGAAAGACTTCCATATGCGACCAACATTAACGCAGAAAAATATATAGATCTAATATTTGAATCTGAAGAATTTATAAACGATGGATGGTCTAATATTAAATTAAACAATGCTAGGTTAACAAAAAAAGAAGAGGAAGACGATGTATTATTCAAAAAGTGGCTTCAAAACAAAATAGATACCATCCAAGTTGATTTTACTTCTTACTTAAGTCTTGATGCGAATCTAGCAAATATAGATTTTGACATTTCCGGAGAAAAAGATAGTCAGTTTTTTTTCTGGCTGGTTAAACTATTATTTGAATATTTCTCAAACGACATCAAATTCTTTAACGTAACCCAAACAAGCGGAAATACAGATTTGCACTGCATTTTCCCAGATAGAAGGGAAATAAGCTGGATGCAACTAATAAAAGCTGAATTATTAGCTGAAGATGTACCTTCTGCTTATGCCGTTTGGTACATGCCCAATATTGGGTCGGTAGTCATAAGTACACAAGAAGTATTTAGCAATGAGAGTAAGCAACACCGAGATACAGCCCATGCGATAGAGCAAGAGTTGCATAAAATTGGCTTACTTCCCTTAATAAAAGGCAGTAGTGATCTTGGATTTATTGGCCGTGAGGAATGGCGAAAAAATATGGGACTAACAAATTAA
- the gpM gene encoding phage terminase small subunit — MSPAKAHLLRMTAAQLSKESGSGAHVNASGYALMLHKLASDKRRLKQIQSLSRKIDAKREMLPDYAPWISGALSAQGGGQDEVLMTVMVWMIDTGNFTAALPIVRYAIKHKLFLPDQYQRTLSCLVVEEMADTAMNGRALGEVIDVAGLQEIAEITQAEDMPDQVKAKLFKAIAYGLSEHNKPAAADYFRQALALHPKCGVIKDLEKLEREMKNKAAEK, encoded by the coding sequence GTGAGTCCCGCAAAAGCCCACTTGCTACGCATGACGGCGGCTCAGCTCTCGAAAGAAAGCGGTTCGGGTGCCCATGTGAATGCCAGCGGCTACGCGCTGATGTTGCATAAGCTGGCGAGCGACAAGCGACGGCTTAAGCAGATCCAGTCCCTTAGCCGCAAGATCGATGCCAAGCGCGAGATGCTGCCCGATTACGCACCATGGATCAGCGGCGCTTTATCCGCCCAGGGCGGCGGGCAGGATGAAGTGCTGATGACGGTCATGGTGTGGATGATCGACACCGGCAACTTCACCGCCGCGCTGCCGATTGTGCGCTATGCCATCAAGCATAAATTGTTTCTGCCGGATCAGTACCAGCGCACCTTGTCGTGCCTGGTGGTGGAAGAAATGGCCGATACCGCCATGAATGGCCGGGCATTGGGCGAAGTCATCGACGTCGCCGGGTTGCAAGAGATTGCCGAAATCACCCAGGCCGAAGATATGCCCGACCAGGTAAAGGCCAAGCTGTTTAAGGCCATTGCCTACGGCTTATCTGAGCACAACAAACCCGCTGCCGCCGACTATTTCCGGCAAGCCTTAGCACTGCACCCCAAGTGCGGCGTGATTAAGGATCTGGAAAAACTGGAGCGGGAAATGAAGAACAAGGCCGCTGAAAAGTAG
- a CDS encoding phage tail protein, producing MIKPADLREYLSKTVSHLAHNPDKLAIFIDEGKLIATAGKSLSFEYQYTLNAIIQDYADHPDTIMVPVLAWVSSNQPELFSNVDKRQNGISFEADILNHNTIDLSIKINLTERVVVREVDGKPVITHYGEPPLDEYAGKDWALFLRDQPWPVE from the coding sequence ATGATTAAGCCCGCCGACCTGCGCGAATACCTCTCTAAAACAGTCAGCCACCTTGCCCACAACCCCGATAAGCTCGCCATTTTTATTGATGAAGGCAAACTGATTGCCACGGCGGGCAAGTCGCTTTCCTTTGAATATCAATACACCCTAAACGCCATCATTCAGGATTACGCCGACCACCCTGACACCATTATGGTGCCGGTGCTGGCTTGGGTAAGCAGCAATCAGCCCGAGCTGTTTAGTAATGTCGATAAACGCCAGAACGGCATTAGCTTTGAAGCAGATATCCTGAACCACAACACCATCGACCTTTCGATTAAAATCAATCTGACTGAGCGCGTGGTCGTGCGAGAGGTAGACGGCAAGCCCGTCATCACCCATTACGGCGAGCCGCCGCTGGATGAATACGCGGGCAAAGACTGGGCTTTATTCTTGCGCGATCAGCCGTGGCCAGTTGAATGA
- a CDS encoding phage portal protein, producing MKKQSYYQAKATLTPEVKAPDNAVAFTFGEPSAVLDRRELLDFLECVNNGKWYEPPMSFDGLAKTYRATVHHSSPLQVKRNILLKTFIPHPLLSRSEFSKFALDYLIFGNAYLEKITSRTGKVLGLKHALAKYMRVGLKEEQYFQILDYANEHQFQQGAIFHLLEPDINQEIYGLPEYLSALNSTWLNESATLFRRRYFANGSHAGFILYMTDAAQNESYIDDLRTALQGSKGPGNFKNLMVYAPGGKKDGMQILPISEVAAKDDFWNIKNVTRDDQLSAHRVPAQLMGIIPNNTGGLGDVEKAATVFAYNEIEPLQERMKELNDWLGVEVIRFKPYSLSENK from the coding sequence ATGAAAAAACAATCTTACTATCAAGCAAAAGCAACCTTAACGCCAGAAGTAAAAGCGCCCGATAACGCTGTGGCCTTCACCTTTGGCGAGCCTTCCGCCGTGCTGGATCGCCGCGAGCTGCTGGACTTCTTAGAGTGCGTGAACAATGGCAAATGGTACGAGCCGCCGATGTCGTTTGATGGCCTAGCAAAAACCTACCGCGCCACCGTTCACCATTCCAGCCCGCTGCAAGTTAAGCGCAATATCCTGTTAAAAACCTTTATCCCGCACCCGCTGTTAAGCCGGTCGGAGTTTTCCAAGTTCGCGCTCGATTACCTGATCTTTGGCAATGCCTACTTAGAAAAGATCACCAGCCGCACCGGCAAGGTGCTGGGCCTGAAACATGCGCTGGCTAAATATATGCGGGTAGGGCTGAAAGAAGAGCAGTATTTTCAGATCCTTGATTACGCCAACGAGCACCAGTTCCAGCAAGGGGCCATCTTCCATTTATTAGAGCCCGATATTAATCAGGAGATTTACGGCCTGCCTGAATACCTGTCGGCGCTCAATTCAACCTGGCTCAATGAATCGGCCACGCTGTTTCGCCGTCGCTACTTTGCCAACGGCAGCCACGCTGGTTTCATCCTGTACATGACCGACGCCGCGCAAAACGAAAGCTATATCGATGATCTGCGCACCGCATTACAAGGCAGCAAAGGCCCAGGGAATTTTAAAAACTTAATGGTGTACGCGCCTGGCGGCAAGAAAGACGGCATGCAGATCTTGCCTATCTCTGAAGTGGCGGCCAAGGATGACTTCTGGAACATCAAAAACGTAACGCGTGACGACCAACTCAGTGCCCACCGCGTACCGGCGCAACTGATGGGCATCATCCCTAACAACACCGGCGGCTTAGGTGACGTAGAGAAGGCGGCGACCGTGTTTGCTTATAACGAGATTGAACCATTGCAGGAGCGGATGAAGGAGCTGAATGATTGGCTGGGGGTGGAGGTGATCCGGTTCAAACCTTATTCATTATCAGAAAATAAGTAA